Within the Montipora foliosa isolate CH-2021 chromosome 11, ASM3666993v2, whole genome shotgun sequence genome, the region TCAGTACAGATCTCGAATTTAATCGCATATAGGTACAGGTAGAACTTTCACACGCCCATCTGACGGCAAGGGCTTCTCTTTCAAATTGGGAATATCGTTTTCTACCTTACTAAGTTTGCGACTGGCACAATAGATTGGCCTGTAACTTCCGTCTTCTTGTTCTTGCTCGAGTATCGCACCAATTCCGACTGACGACGCGTCAGTCGTGAGACGAGTTGGGGCACCTTGTCTGTGGTAGGCCATCACTGGTGCATGAGTTAATCGGGATTTGACATCTCTAAACGCTTTATCCTCCCTCAGACCCCAACGCCATTCTACCGCCTTGCAGGTCAGGTCCCACAACGGACTTGATATTGTCGCGAAGTTTGAGATGAACTTCGCACAAAACTGAACAGATCCAAGAAAACGTCTTACCTCTGACTGATTTTGGGGAGCTGGTGCTTCGACGATAGCCTTCACTCGCTCGTCAGAGACTTTTAACCCTTCTCCGGAAAGGACGTCGCCCATGTAAGTCATACTTGGGACACCGATCTCGCACTTGTCATAGTTGAGGGTGATCCCATTGTCCTGCAACTTAGTCATGACTCTTTCCAAGTTTTCTTCGTGTTCCTTCTCATTTGCACCAACCACTCGCAGGTCGTCATGCAGGTTGTAGGCCCCTGGGCAGTCTTTAATCACCTGCCACTCAATTTGCTGGAACTTCTCTGTCGCCATGTTTATGCCGAAAAGAAGGCGTTTGTATCTATATAAGCCATTGGGCGCAGCGAAAGTAGTAATGTCCCTAGAGTCTGGGTGTAATTCAATTTGATGGAAGGCCATGTTTAAATCCAGTTTTGAGAAAACCTTAGCATAGGACACCTTATGGAGTGTCTCCTCCACCGTGGGGACCGGGTGTTTCTCGCGCACGATAGCTTGATTTGCCTGTCTCATGTCTAGGCAGATTCTTATATCTCCATTAGGTTTTTCCACTACCACTAAGGGGTTAACCCAACTGGTTGGTCCCTCTACTTTCTCAATCACGTCAAGTTTCAGCAATTCTTCCAGCTTTTCGTTTACTTTGGCTCTCCTACTAAAGGGAATTCGTCGCACTTGCTGAGCTACGGGctgaacatttttatcaatgTGGAGTTTTAATTGATAGTCTTTCAGCTTCCCCAAACCCTCAAACACCTTTGGAAATTTTGCCTTGAGTGCAGCTTTTCTGTTTGCTTGCTTTGCTGTGTTTCCCGTGGCATCATGTTTTAATTCACAGCTATTTATGGGGACACCAACCCTTAGCACACCCAGCAATTCAGATGTATCACGACCTAGTAGTGTTGCAGCTTTGTCGTGCGTGATATAAAATTCTACATTAAGGGACTTACGGGTTTGCGGTACTTCTACAATAAGATTACACTTTCCTCTGAGCTGGAGTGGTTCGTTAGATGCATAGGCATAAACTCTCTTATCGCACTCTAACAAGCTCTCATTACCCCCCCTTACAAATTCAAACACTCCTTCTGACATTAAATTACAATTGGCTCCTGAATCTATAATAACGTTTATGGGCTTATCTTCAATCAGCATCTCTACAGTGTTTTGTGCTTCTCCGCTTCTTGCGCTGAACACATAGAAATCATCCCTGTTTCTATGGCTTTCATCCATCGTTTGCTCTGTCACCTGACCTACATCTCGCTGGCCCCGTGGATTTCTTGCCATCCTTCCACGTTTGGGCTTTCCACGGTTATTTCCACGAAAACGGCTTGAATCGCGATTTAACGTATCTTTATCTTTCGCAAAATGACCCGCCTTGTCGCACCGCCAGCACTTTTGCCCTTGTCTTGAATCAACACGAATATTGTTTACTTGGCCCTCTGGTACGAGAGTAAGGGCTTCCTTGTCGTGGTATTGACTGACGATTTCCAACAGTTTACTGAGGCTCAGGGTTTCCTCACGGTACAATTTGGCTTTTATATTTCTATCCTTGATAAAAGAAATTGCACGATCTCGGACCTGATTATCCCGTTCGGCTTCGTAGTCACAGTGTTCCGCGAGTTTCTGCAAACGAGTAATAAAATTGTTGATAGTCTCACCAGCCGATGGTTTTGCCGCTAGAAAGGTCTGTCGAGCCATCGGAGCATTCTTTCTGTGCTTGAAATGGTCGGAGAGGCTGTCCATAGCTTTGTAGTCTTTCGCGCACCCGCGAACTTCGGCAGGAATTGAGTTATTGAAAATATCTCGGACTTTGGGTCCAGCAAGGTGAAGTAAAAGAGCTCTCTTTTGGATAGCGTCACTAATCCCCGAAGCAGTGACGTACAATTCGAATTCAGCTTTCCAAGTTGTCCATCGCTGTGCGAGTGTTGTTGGTTCGCCGACAGCGTCGAACGCAGGCAATCCTGGCAATCCGCTCAAACACACAGCCATCCTTTCGAGTTTTATCCACTGTTGAAACTCGTGTCAACTTCGGTAGCCGCGTGGCTATTTTACTATTTAGCTCCTCGTCGCCAAATGTGGTGTCTATCCGATTAAAGGACAAAAACTCGTGTTCATAACAACAACATGTACTTTATTCTTGCTTCGCTATCTCGCTCTCCTTTCTGCTTCCTTATCCCATAATATACGGAATACTCGTAACTTCCGCTTCCGGTACACTACATCGACCATTATTAATGCATGGCcggatggttatgaaactcgacaaattcttttgtttcatgtctttgtccgtatttttggccttcatCCTGCTCAAAACACATCTTTTTTgaagaagataaccaatcaaatccttcgattaaattatgcgcatcTAATTTTCGAACCCGTgcgaagtgaaaacaaaagattgtgcagggtcacggtcaatttaacatcgattgcgacattgttctcgctttcgaaaggttttaaggtttcataaccagtccctcgattatcTGTGGTAAGACGATTCATATGTTGTTTTAGATTATGTGGAGAGAAATAACGACTAGATATGCGTTGATTTAACAAATTGTCATCAGCAGTTGGATGGTTATCATGAAGTTTGTTGAGACTAAATAAATCTAAATCATATAAACTGGGTAGCTTTTCTATATCTCGTTTGGTCAAAAGTTCAGAGTTCAATGAGTTATTGAATTGGCCATGAGTGATGACCAAACTACCTTTCAGTTGATAATATGGCAATTCTTTAAGAAgagatttgtttattttttgttgttgcttaGTATTTGACTTAGCTTTGACTTTGTTCGGAGACATTTtaaactaaataaaaaaaatacataacaAAGGCTATATCGTGAAGAAGTTACTCATCTGTTTGGCGAGTTGTTCCTTGGCTGCtgagggcacttgccttgagatccggatatTCCGGGTtaaagacccgctctgaccactcgttgaatttgatcctggtagtccctggttcaacttcccagctgcactggtaaatagccaactggtaaatagccaactggcctccggccagtcgggattcttaacagttgttcttgttgttcagttccgtcgtttcgttgtggttcattggccctgaaaagcccctatggggagctgtcaattaagtatgtcttgtattattgtattgtaacagaagcataggaccgaaaattctattttaacgctcaaaaatgcgaactaagcaaggtagagattttgttagcttgccttatgtaaaaagtaaataaatattgatacacagtttttaggaagagcaggaGGAAGTTTTCaagacggtcgatcgagaataagtgtaagtgtattaccgtctcatactttgcgcgttctcttgaccaaatatggtaaaatagcgtaatagtggaataaaaatgaatattaaatgtcaggttggagatacgaaatttcttttctcatgttaaaaaaaaaattgcaacactcgaagagaaatgtTGTATCTACACGCGGTCATGTAATatcagagttttgaagcaagcaaccgtgaaTCTttctgtcggtgtacgttggatcagtggcttgatctgaagAAGgttggtttggccagccgaaatatagtactccactaaaatcaaatctacgttgtatcgtcTCTTGCTTGAAATTATTTAGTTTCTCATCATGTAATATCGTCCATTTCTACACGGATCGATAACAACACCAACAGAGGGTGGTTAGCCTGTGGTGTCCTGTGGCTGGGGAAAGCGGCTTTGTTCTCTAAGGTTGTGGAGATTGTTTTGGGACTCTGGACCTTTATGCTACATCGTGTGTTATCGATGTTCACGTGTGAAGCCGATTTTTGGGATTAAATCGTCCTCGATCGCGCAATGATCAGTGATTTCAGAGGTTGCGAGTTTCCACAGGGAACaccaacgtcaattttcagaaaatatctgttcggaagacgatttgagatcttgGATTTTGGGAACatatgttgtaaaatttcttgcttgcctgccaggctgtcctaggattttcgaacatctaaaagatggtataatggcccatttttaacggatttttaccctaaaaagctcacctaaaattttcgggagccttttttcgaaaaggttagttttgatctcgataattttcggatcactagactttcagctaggaaatccgaacagatgaaaaatttttaggggataaaaatatgcctatatcgaCCGTTTAagtactaaaatacgtttaacaaggctatgtttaagtggttttgaactatattctcgttgggtgcccctgtttccagccttttaaaggggctaggtcacgcaattttaggcaatttcagcactgatcgaatggtcatagaattacctaaaatatcaaaataactgttcaaaactatagaagatctctaacaaaacgcagggaagccaagaagggaaatggatggacaaaactggagaggattgaaatggattggaTTCGGGTAAATTTGAATCATCAGTctatattaaaatgtcatttacaaagctgggaaatcattctcagttgttatgtggccgtgattttgaaaatgaaagactcttgctctgccaatttgacgtttagagctcataattaacaaaattaaacaaaattacctaaaatagcgtgacctagcccctttaatgaaggataggagcaaatttcaaaactagctCGAAACGCAAATCGACACAAGGCCACAAAGTGAAGTAAgagtaagtttattttatttattttcctcgcCGTAAATAGGATTAGCTTAATAACTGTTCGCGCATTTACATTATGTGTTTGGGTAGCCTGTGGCCCTACCTATTGATCACCGTTCATGGGTGCAAAATTATGGCTGCCTCTGTTTTGGGGCAGAAGTTGCGCAGAACTTTTATTAGAAGTGACCTTTTTAGCCATTTCATTTTTAGTAGGAGGCTACACGATGTAAGACCATACACGCCAAGACGATCGTTTCTTTATATCCCGGGAAATGAACAGAGGAAAGTGTCTAAAGCCAGTAGCTTGAATTCCGATTGTGTTGTCCTAGATTGTGAAGATGGGGTCGCTGCAAACAAAAAGGCATgtctatttatttgtttatttttccattCGTTCGTGAAAAACCTTCAGTTTTGTGGATTGATAACAATGTTTTTAAAGAGTCAAGAAAAAGTTTATGCGGAATGGTTTTTGTGTCAGGAAGATGCAAGGAACAGTATTCATAGTCTCCTTGGTCAGTTAAATTGTGGCTCCCGTGAAGTGTGTGTACGTATAAACTCTATTGAAACTGGCTTTGCGGAGGATGATCTCACAGCTGTTTTAACAGCAAATGTCTTGCCTCATTCAATTGTGGTTCCCAAAGTAGATACTGTGGAACATCTGGATTGGGTAATCATTTTATCGTAGCTATTTTGTtttcaggggcggatctagggggagggtgaaGGGAATGCGTCCTTCCCTGAGATGACCCGtcgctttctaatacaactggtattctggaaaaaaaaaaacgtcactaGTCAGCTTCCCCATTCCTTAGCGGCGCACCTCCTCCTGGGAAAAATtctggatccacccctggtTTTAACTCTATAGAGGAGATGACACCTGTTAAACCGGTAGATAACAGGTGaccttttcaatgttgacttgGGGTATTTGGAAAAAACCAGAGTACTTCCTTGCAGGGGTCGAACCCACAACCTTTTGATTTCTATTTCTGATACTCTACCACTGTTATTGAAGACTTGGAGGGTCGGGGGACTGGGTCATACGACTTGGTTCTAGTGACAAATTTGTCTGCCATTCTGCTAGAACTGAAAGTGTCAAAATGTGGAGAACTAGCCAGTGACAGGTACAGTGTACCTGAGGACAACGGCTATCTGAACCAAATTAATGGCATAGCTCCCATAAGTCTCCTTTgtctcagtggtagagcatccaaactagtaattggaaggtcgtaggtatccccgagtcacttttgaaaaagtcatCTTTTCTCTGGTTGTTTTATGTTGCATGATCATTCTAGAAGCTAATCCCTGTTTCCACATTTTCACCTCATATGAGATATAATACAAACTTGCATTTGACTGATAGGTCAGATAGTCAACAATATGGGATTGAGATGCAACCTGTTTTttaggggtggggggggggggtttgcaACCGCTGGTATTGTTTCACAAATACTGCAATGATCTTTCCCTGAGAAAGTTATAATTTCACATGGTTAACTTACCCTATTAACTCTGGGTAATAACAGTAAATATTACTAGTATTTGCTGGAATGTGAACAAAGAATGTTATCAGATAACCTGGCTCATGTTCCAAATATTACCAGTACTGCATTCAAAAAGCTTGCCCTGTCTATTCAAAATAAGGGATGTCCCAACGGAGAATTTAGGCAAGTGATTAGTTGAGTTTGTCAATATTTATTCTGTTTAAGTACAAATTATTGGATGTTTTTTTTAGCTTGATGCAAAAATTTCAAACATTGCAAAAGCAAGAAATGGCAAGCTTGGCCTTATCACTCAAGTTGAAAGTGCGTTGGGTCTTCTGAACTTGCGTGCTATCTGTGAACATGGCAAATCAGATAGCAGAATGTTCAAGTTGGAGGCACTGGTCTTTGGCTCTGATGACTTCCTTGTCAGTATAGGTATGCAACCATAATGGACTACCTTTGACTTCCATAGAAGATCAATCTGTTTGTTCTATTGTAAGGGTTTAATTTTATTGCTGAATTATCACTTGATGCTATTTTGAAGCATTAAtcttcttaataataataataatagtaataataataataataataatgatcatgatcatgatcatcattattattattattattattattattattattattataatgccCCCAGATTCAATGTCCCATGTGATTTTTGAATGTTTTGTATCATTTTTTGAATGTTGTTTGTACTAAGCTTGATCTTCAGCTTTGCCTTCTGACCAAGGATTTCCTTTTTTGCAACTACCGATCATAAGTACCAGAAACCATCTACCCATCTGATTGCTCAGTATGAACCACTGACCTAGTCATCTAAACTAATCGGTGGCAGTAAAAGACATAAAGACGTCGATCAAAATTTGAACTTTAAGAGTAAAGAAAAGACTGAATAAGACCAACTGAAGTTGTCCAAacaaagcaataaaaaatggcaaaaagagGATTaaggggtggcacttaactacagaaaaacaatggttgctaaggaagctttttagtcaagagccctccaaaaaggtttgtatggatggttctttgaagtaactgtttcaatggaaatctgacatcacttcaatcagaaggtgCATCTGCAACTAGTCCAGGTCCTCTGCCATGCGTTTCAGGGAAAAACGTGTAAAAACTgtcagaaaacaaaagcaagagaTGGTTTTTTCACCAGATGAGAAACGTCCCATCATTTTTTTGTGAACTTCAGCATGGAATTTCTGTTTGGACAAAAagtggaactgatattttgaaaagtgtatcaaatgAGGGCTTTATgacattataatttttttgagaactACTCTTTTTTAAAATCCTTGCTCAGGGATGTCTCTAAGCACGGGCTGCCACTGACAATCTCTGCTTGAGAAAGGGCTAATCACTGGCTGAATTTTGGCCGTCGAGCAAAGTGACTGAGAAGATCGCAAATTATTTtctacaaagtttaaaagtcatttgatgtgttaacaaaaaaaatttgaatatcTGTTCTTATTAAATtgtcaacctcggttaatgcatttctcgtgctctgattggttcactcaatctcggttatcagctcatttaccttagtttgaccttatatagTAGATGATTGCAACAACCGTTGCTAAGCTTAAagttttttttcgccggaaagcgacatttctctctgaataaaacaaaaaataaaacgtttttgtggaaactttggatcaattccaacgttacaagtaaacaaaaaggtaagaaatacttttgtgatgagccttcgtctgtctgaccacaaggtcttaCACAACATGGCATCAGTCGATTTGGCTCGGATTTGCTCCCTTTTtttgctcgtatttcgtacttccaaacgtttggagtttaaggaatttaataaaacaattattccattcgcacttgttggatacgatactggttatagccaactcgccTCGTTGGCtttttaccatctcatattcCACGTACAgtcatggaataataattatcactATCATTTATCAatactggaaatgaaataaaagcatTGATTTAGGTACTGTTGTGTGTCTTCTCTTTCCCGATATTCGCCATCTTGAAGAATGCCGGGTGTCATGACACACTGGAAGCAATCTTGTTACCAGGTCCCTTTGATGCTCAGAGCACAAACTTACTGCCTCAATAGAACCTTCAACTGGTTGAATTTATTCTTCGCTACATCCCTGCATGCCACAgatttgtgttagaatgttctcatactgctgccttaaaaatttgtgaaaaacacaggtaactcgctgagtttttaggcattttcggttttggtcacatgatttacaaaatatggttgtgagttgAACCAGataaagaaatgttaaatagaacacacttggcaaaaaggGATAGCTGTAGAGTTAAAGGTACTTGAGAAATGACTAGTTAAATGAGTCCATAGCAATGGTTTGGTAGCTAAGAgccacccccccccccgtcCTTAAAAATGCAGGAAAAGGTTCTTTTACCCAGGTTTGGTTTACAGCACAAGGTTTTTACCCATTTTAGTACGGATCTGCTCtgatttcaaacaaaaaatttcCTATGCACAGTCCACTCCAGATAACTTGATCCTTCAAGGGAAATTGAAAAGGGTTTGGGTTATCATGAGTTAGAGTTATTGGGAGTTGAAAACACTGGAAATAAGGGAAAAAGGGTgtctactgtttttttttttttttcatacagtATACATTTTAATCAAGTGAAAATGGAACAATTCATTTCTAAATTAGTATATTAACATAATGTGAAGCAATACAAAACAAAGCAGCAGGAGAAGTAAGGTGCTAAAGTACTGCGAACTAATTGCAGATTTCTAAGCAAACAATGTCAAGCTACTGCTAACAGAGTTCATGCAATTTACTTTTTTCAAGAAACAGTCAAGTTGCAGTATACTGTTTGTTTTTGTCGTTTATTGATGGACATGGTTTGAGTTCTTGAGAGTATAAAATGTATAGAAAATGACTtgaagggaaacgaaaattGCTTCGAGTCAGCGGGAGGTTCAAGGGTAAAATTGCAGTACATGTATGACAGAAATCCAGGGGAAATTGATTTTGGTTCAAGTTAGTTCGAGGTTTGAgcggttagggtgcttgccttgagatccaggcatcctgggttcaagacacattctgaccactcattgaatttgttcctgtaGTCCCTGGCTCAACTTCTCAGctgtacttgtaaatagccaactggtttgcctccagccagttgggattcttaacagttgttgttgaatgttctgttctgttgtgattgtttcattggccctgaaaagcccctatggggagtggtcaatcaagtatgtatgtatgagttATTGGGAGTCGACTGTAGTTTATTTGGATGTTTTTCCCAGAGCACTTCCTATTTCACACTCAGTGTTGCAATAGATAACTagatttttaatgtgaaaggcTGATGCAAGAATTGGTTTTAGGGGCAAGCCGAACTCAAGATGCCAAGGAGTTGATATTTGCTCGTCAGGCTGTGGTTGTACATGCTAAGGCCTTCGGTCTTCAAGCAATTGACATGGTGTATATCAATTTTAAAGGTATCAGAAGAACCTGCATCATGTTAAGAGTTTGATTTACAGTAAGTTTTAACTGGACAGTAACACTGTATTGATAGTAATTTGGCACCCTGAAGCTCCCCTTGGAGTCAAAACAATATCAGGGATTGTCTCCTTGTCCAAAGAAGTTAAGTTTTAACTAAGAAGAACTGAGCATTATAAGGCTTTTATGAATCTCCAGGTGTGTCAAAAACATTGTGACAACTTTAAAACAACTTAAGTGTGTTATTATGTTTGAGAATGATCACTTAAACGAACTTTATGTGTTTGCCATACAAAACAGCATTGATCAAGTTTCAAGATAGTACCCCAGACCATGGATGGCGATTGCTGCATGATGTTACATGATGTTCTTGTCCTTCATAATGTTAAGCTTTCAGAAACATTCCATGTGGTCGAACATATTCTACTGAACCCTCTTAATTAAACATTATTTAGGCATTATTGATATCGTGCTAAAATCTTTCACAACataccttaacccattgacaagtaaaattgtctggcgttagacagagtaaaatactaagtatggccggtttaagCCGGTTTTGGTGTTAAATTAAGGGTTAATGACATCTGGTACGTTAGGTAAACAATGGTGTGTCATCCAGTTTTAAGCTGTTTTATAGCATGGTGTAGATCATGTTAATATTCTTCAACCCATTCAATCACTGTTATATACCTCCCCACTAGGTGACGTTATGAGAGGTCATGAAATAACCCTGCACTCACATGCCAACGATACTCAGCGAAACCTCTCATTTTTTTAATCCTGTTCAGTGAACATGGGACAAACAGTGGAAGAGAAAACTGCATGAGAGGAATTAATGCTTGTATTACATTTAACATCCTAAAGAAAAATGGGTATTAAGAAATAACTcctctttttctattt harbors:
- the LOC137975883 gene encoding citramalyl-CoA lyase, mitochondrial-like isoform X2 codes for the protein MAASVLGQKLRRTFIRSDLFSHFIFSRRLHDVRPYTPRRSFLYIPGNEQRKVSKASSLNSDCVVLDCEDGVAANKKAYARNSIHSLLGQLNCGSREVCLDAKISNIAKARNGKLGLITQVESALGLLNLRAICEHGKSDSRMFKLEALVFGSDDFLVSIGASRTQDAKELIFARQAVVVHAKAFGLQAIDMVYINFKDPEGLKAQAEEGAKFGYTGKQIIHPGQIDIVNDAFSPSEEKLKWASDLVNAFQLHEKEGKGAIDFHGYMIDMPTVQQARNVLRLAEATKRK
- the LOC137975883 gene encoding citramalyl-CoA lyase, mitochondrial-like isoform X3 produces the protein MAASVLGQKLRRTFIRSDLFSHFIFSRRLHDVRPYTPRRSFLYIPGNEQRKVSKASSLNSDCVVLDCEDGVAANKKLDAKISNIAKARNGKLGLITQVESALGLLNLRAICEHGKSDSRMFKLEALVFGSDDFLVSIGASRTQDAKELIFARQAVVVHAKAFGLQAIDMVYINFKDPEGLKAQAEEGAKFGYTGKQIIHPGQIDIVNDAFSPSEEKLKWASDLVNAFQLHEKEGKGAIDFHGYMIDMPTVQQARNVLRLAEATKRK
- the LOC137975883 gene encoding citramalyl-CoA lyase, mitochondrial-like isoform X1 — protein: MAASVLGQKLRRTFIRSDLFSHFIFSRRLHDVRPYTPRRSFLYIPGNEQRKVSKASSLNSDCVVLDCEDGVAANKKAYARNSIHSLLGQLNCGSREVCVRINSIETGFAEDDLTAVLTANVLPHSIVVPKVDTVEHLDWLDAKISNIAKARNGKLGLITQVESALGLLNLRAICEHGKSDSRMFKLEALVFGSDDFLVSIGASRTQDAKELIFARQAVVVHAKAFGLQAIDMVYINFKDPEGLKAQAEEGAKFGYTGKQIIHPGQIDIVNDAFSPSEEKLKWASDLVNAFQLHEKEGKGAIDFHGYMIDMPTVQQARNVLRLAEATKRK